From Fastidiosipila sp., a single genomic window includes:
- a CDS encoding AAA family ATPase, with amino-acid sequence MISKVQGIKFYAKAAEQDVDLQLFFEKKKQKENFYNTVLVYGHNGSGKSTLARAFKSIGSGDEPGVERPELLDKSKRPVQPGPDARLPIFVFDESYITDNVRINKEGLSSIVLFGEQVGLDSRIQELKKELAALGDELEKAKSKKEALSGMKNLESPDFAKESLRDRLKGDRSWAGREKTIKGLKHNSPVRE; translated from the coding sequence ATGATCAGCAAAGTCCAGGGTATCAAATTTTATGCGAAGGCCGCTGAACAAGATGTGGATTTGCAATTGTTCTTTGAAAAAAAGAAGCAAAAAGAGAACTTCTATAATACCGTCCTGGTTTATGGCCATAACGGGTCTGGAAAGTCGACCCTCGCAAGAGCCTTCAAAAGCATTGGCAGCGGTGATGAGCCAGGCGTCGAAAGACCGGAACTTCTCGACAAAAGCAAGAGGCCCGTTCAGCCGGGTCCTGACGCCAGGCTCCCCATATTTGTTTTTGACGAGAGTTATATAACCGACAACGTGCGCATAAACAAAGAAGGTTTGTCGTCCATCGTTCTATTTGGTGAACAGGTAGGCCTTGACAGCAGAATCCAGGAATTGAAAAAGGAATTGGCGGCATTGGGGGATGAACTTGAAAAAGCCAAATCAAAAAAAGAAGCGCTTAGCGGCATGAAGAACCTTGAGTCGCCGGACTTCGCCAAAGAATCGTTGCGGGATCGGCTGAAAGGAGATCGCAGCTGGGCTGGAAGAGAAAAAACGATAAAGGGTTTAAAGCACAATTCTCCTGTTCGTGAGTAA